A stretch of the Acidilobus sp. 7A genome encodes the following:
- a CDS encoding extracellular solute-binding protein → MRNRSSISSAALAGIVILIIVIVAVGGYMAYVYYHKPTTSTTTTTTTTTSTMTTTSVPTTATTPQATLVIATYTGAPQQFLKMVIPMFEATHPGVTVQVDALPFSDYISNELTVLKAGQSSYDIVTFTPTTARTLAPYVVPLNSSVINASDIIWPAESFGGVIYNATTNTSEIAGVAPWVSNVLIIYNTTYFNNATLQQEFYNEYHMQLNPWTWHNWTVVVDVSQFFVSHHITKAGVLVMDDTQGGDIGSSFESIYGYYYINNRTLNCGTVHGIPGFGIEFWGCMPSGWSYPFPPPAINTSAGVQALEIMQQLVSYEPSPTTLQVSFDNMPELLVEGFGPAGINYASRLAAILALNVSPQEVGLAPLPGNYSMAGGTYFAVSKYSLHKQLAMEFLQFIESPQVQEEMFLKLGLFPISKQAYSALLSNSSLPAYQKNWLLANEISAENGNAWEPLIPVTDNLGDALDTALLNYLENPTSTTPQQVLNSVAAQYISILKTYYLSTTTTTSSSASSS, encoded by the coding sequence GTGAGAAATAGGTCGTCCATCTCCTCCGCTGCCCTAGCAGGGATAGTCATTTTAATAATTGTCATCGTTGCAGTCGGCGGCTACATGGCATATGTGTACTATCACAAACCTACGACGTCAACTACTACAACCACGACAACCACGACATCTACTATGACAACCACCAGCGTCCCGACCACGGCAACCACGCCTCAGGCCACGCTAGTTATAGCAACCTACACGGGCGCCCCACAGCAGTTCCTGAAAATGGTCATACCGATGTTTGAGGCCACGCACCCAGGCGTGACGGTCCAGGTTGACGCCCTCCCGTTTAGCGACTACATAAGTAACGAGCTGACGGTGCTTAAGGCCGGGCAGAGCAGCTACGACATAGTGACCTTCACGCCCACGACCGCCAGGACCCTGGCGCCCTACGTTGTGCCCCTCAACTCCTCAGTCATAAACGCGAGCGACATAATATGGCCTGCGGAGAGCTTCGGCGGAGTCATATATAACGCCACCACCAACACCTCAGAGATCGCCGGCGTGGCCCCATGGGTCTCAAACGTGCTGATAATATACAACACCACGTACTTCAACAACGCCACCCTGCAGCAGGAGTTCTACAACGAGTATCACATGCAGCTCAACCCGTGGACCTGGCACAACTGGACCGTGGTCGTTGACGTCAGCCAGTTCTTCGTGTCGCACCACATAACTAAGGCTGGGGTCCTAGTAATGGATGACACCCAGGGCGGCGACATAGGCTCAAGCTTTGAGTCCATATACGGCTACTACTACATAAACAACAGGACCCTGAACTGCGGCACAGTACACGGCATACCGGGCTTCGGCATAGAGTTCTGGGGCTGTATGCCGAGCGGCTGGAGCTACCCGTTCCCTCCGCCCGCAATTAACACGAGCGCTGGCGTCCAGGCGCTCGAGATAATGCAGCAGCTTGTCAGCTACGAGCCGAGCCCCACGACGCTCCAGGTGTCGTTCGACAACATGCCTGAGCTCCTGGTCGAGGGCTTCGGGCCTGCCGGCATAAACTACGCCTCAAGGCTCGCGGCTATACTTGCCCTTAACGTGAGCCCGCAGGAGGTTGGCCTGGCGCCGCTGCCCGGCAACTACTCTATGGCTGGGGGCACGTACTTTGCAGTAAGCAAGTACTCGCTGCACAAGCAGCTGGCTATGGAGTTCCTGCAGTTCATAGAGTCGCCGCAGGTCCAGGAGGAGATGTTCCTGAAGCTGGGCCTCTTCCCAATATCTAAGCAGGCCTACTCAGCGCTGCTCAGCAACTCGTCCCTGCCGGCCTACCAGAAGAACTGGCTGCTGGCGAACGAGATATCAGCCGAGAACGGCAACGCGTGGGAGCCCCTGATACCAGTGACCGACAACCTGGGCGACGCCCTTGACACCGCCCTCCTCAACTACCTTGAGAACCCGACGAGCACGACGCCGCAGCAGGTCCTCAACTCAGTGGCCGCGCAGTACATAAGTATACTGAAAACGTACTACCTGAGTACCACGACAACCACGAGCTCCAGCGCCTCAAGCTCATGA